A part of Melospiza georgiana isolate bMelGeo1 chromosome 16, bMelGeo1.pri, whole genome shotgun sequence genomic DNA contains:
- the LOC131090516 gene encoding hemoglobin subunit alpha-A: protein MVLSAADKTNVKGVFAKIGGQADEYGADALERMFATYPATKTYFPHFDLGKGSAQVKGHGKKVAGALVEAVNHIDDLAGALSKLSDLHAQKLRVDPVNFKLLGQCFLVTVATRNPGLLTPEVHASLDKFLCAVGTVLTAKYR from the exons ATGGTGCTGTCCGCCGCAGACAAGACCAACGTCAAGGGCGTTTTCGCCAAAATCGGCGGCCAGGCCGACGAATATGGCGCCGATGCCCTGGAGAG GATGTTCGCCACCTACCCCGCCACCAAGACCTACTTCCCCCACTTcgacctaggaaagggctctgCCCAGGTCAAGGGCCACGGCAAGAAGGTGGCGGGCGCCCTGGTGGAAGCTGTCAACCACATCGATGACCTCGCTGGTGCCCTCTCCAAGCTCAGCGACCTCCACGCCCAAAAACTCCGTGTGGACCCTGTCAACTTCAAA ctgctgggccagTGCTTCCTGGTGACAGTGGCCACCCGCAACCCCGGTCTGCTGACCCCAGAGGTGCACGCTTCCCTGGACAAGTTCCTGTGTGCCGTGGGCACCGTGCTGACTGCCAAGTACCGTTAA